From a single Candidatus Tanganyikabacteria bacterium genomic region:
- the metG gene encoding methionine--tRNA ligase, whose amino-acid sequence MNKPTYYVTTAIDYINAAPHLGHAYEKIAADAVARYWRLRLGPDKVFFLTGTDEHGAKIEKVARDAGLSPREWADRTVEAFKAAWSALGITYDRFIRTTDPDHEEAVARIFKRLLDQGDIAKARYEGWYCKGCEEFKLERDLPEDRVCPVHGAPTEWTSEENYVFRISKYRDRLRDVIGSDPRFLQPESRRREILNLLEGFPDVSVSRQAVKWGIPVPGDSDHVIYVWIDALSNYITGVGYDEDMERFSTWWPADLHLVGKDITKFHAIIWPAMLLALGVDLPRQVYGHGWVLFDSAKMSKSTGNVVAPRDLAEKYGADAIRYYLLRDVVFGKDGDFTYEAFEARVNADLANNMGNALNRILTFAERHFDNAVARPETPAGPEIEALAARAAEVRSAYERALDDLALQDALAALWQLFDEVNLFIDRQAPWSLAKLDDKAPLGHVIWAVLESLRCAAIMAWPAVPVLAAKMWEQIGAPGIVEASATDRRWADTAWAADPRVVFRTRKVGPIYPRIGSELAGKAKKG is encoded by the coding sequence ATGAACAAGCCCACCTACTACGTCACGACGGCGATCGACTACATCAACGCCGCTCCCCACCTCGGGCACGCCTACGAGAAGATCGCGGCCGACGCGGTGGCCCGGTACTGGCGGCTGAGACTGGGTCCCGACAAGGTGTTCTTCCTGACGGGCACCGACGAGCATGGGGCCAAGATCGAGAAAGTGGCGCGCGACGCCGGGCTGTCGCCCCGGGAGTGGGCGGACAGGACCGTGGAGGCATTCAAGGCGGCCTGGAGCGCGCTGGGCATCACCTACGATCGCTTCATCCGCACGACCGATCCCGACCACGAGGAAGCCGTGGCGCGGATCTTCAAGCGATTGCTCGATCAGGGCGACATCGCCAAGGCCCGCTATGAAGGCTGGTACTGCAAGGGTTGCGAGGAGTTCAAGCTGGAACGCGATCTGCCCGAGGATCGCGTCTGCCCGGTCCACGGCGCTCCGACCGAGTGGACCTCGGAAGAGAATTACGTCTTCCGCATCTCGAAGTACCGCGACCGACTGCGCGACGTGATCGGCTCCGACCCGCGCTTCCTGCAGCCCGAGTCCCGGCGGCGCGAGATCCTCAACCTGCTGGAGGGCTTCCCCGACGTCTCCGTGTCGCGGCAGGCCGTCAAGTGGGGCATCCCGGTGCCGGGCGATTCCGACCACGTGATCTACGTCTGGATCGACGCCCTCTCCAACTACATCACCGGAGTGGGCTACGACGAAGATATGGAGCGGTTTTCGACCTGGTGGCCGGCCGATCTTCACCTGGTGGGCAAGGACATCACCAAGTTCCACGCCATAATCTGGCCGGCGATGTTGCTGGCCCTCGGCGTGGACCTGCCGCGGCAGGTCTACGGCCACGGCTGGGTGCTCTTCGACTCCGCCAAGATGAGCAAGTCCACGGGCAACGTCGTGGCGCCGCGCGATCTGGCCGAGAAGTACGGCGCCGACGCCATCCGCTACTACCTGCTGCGCGACGTGGTCTTCGGCAAGGACGGGGATTTCACCTACGAAGCCTTCGAGGCCCGCGTCAACGCAGATCTGGCAAACAACATGGGAAACGCGCTGAACCGCATCCTGACCTTCGCCGAGCGCCACTTCGACAACGCCGTGGCCCGCCCGGAGACGCCGGCGGGGCCCGAAATCGAGGCCCTGGCGGCACGGGCGGCGGAGGTTCGCTCGGCCTACGAGCGCGCCCTGGACGATCTCGCGCTCCAGGACGCCCTTGCGGCCCTCTGGCAACTGTTCGACGAGGTCAACCTCTTCATCGACCGGCAGGCGCCCTGGTCGCTCGCCAAGCTAGACGACAAGGCTCCCCTGGGCCACGTCATCTGGGCCGTGCTGGAGAGCTTGCGCTGCGCCGCCATCATGGCCTGGCCGGCCGTGCCGGTCCTCGCAGCCAAGATGTGGGAACAGATCGGCGCGCCGGGCATCGTCGAGGCCAGCGCGACCGATCGCCGCTGGGCCGATACCGCCTGGGCAGCCGATCCGCGGGTCGTGTTCCGCACCCGCAAGGTCGGCCCCATCTACCCGCGCATCGGCTCCGAACTGGCCGGCAAGGCCAAGAAGGGCTAG